A genomic region of Streptomyces rimosus contains the following coding sequences:
- a CDS encoding DUF4442 domain-containing protein: MSSDTQPSIGAMMAATVPMARTLNLVFVETTAERAVVRLPDQADYHNHVGGPHAGAMFTLAESASGAIVLAAFGDQLSRAVPLAVRAEIGYRKLAMGEVTATAEIGRPVADVIAELDAGERPEFPVNVAITREDGAVTGEMTIVWTLRPNDPAKEK, translated from the coding sequence ATGTCCTCCGACACCCAGCCGTCGATCGGCGCAATGATGGCGGCCACCGTACCGATGGCCCGCACGCTCAACCTCGTATTCGTCGAGACCACCGCCGAGCGGGCCGTGGTCCGGCTGCCCGACCAGGCGGATTACCACAACCACGTCGGCGGGCCGCACGCCGGCGCGATGTTCACCCTCGCCGAGTCGGCCAGCGGCGCGATCGTCCTCGCGGCCTTCGGCGACCAGCTCTCGCGGGCCGTGCCGCTCGCCGTACGGGCCGAGATCGGCTACCGGAAGCTCGCCATGGGCGAGGTCACCGCCACCGCCGAAATCGGCCGCCCGGTCGCCGACGTCATCGCCGAGCTGGACGCCGGCGAGCGGCCGGAGTTCCCGGTGAACGTCGCGATCACCAGGGAGGACGGCGCGGTCACCGGCGAGATGACCATCGTGTGGACGCTGCGCCCGAACGACCCCGCGAAGGAGAAGTAG
- a CDS encoding DedA family protein — protein MEWLETIPAVSVYLIVGLVIGLESLGIPLPGEIVLVSSALLAATQDHINPLVLGACASAGAIIGDSIGYLIGRKGGQPLVNWAGRKFPKHFGPDQVAMAEEKFDKWGMWAVFFGRFIALLRIFAGPLSGVLKMPYWKFLIANVLGGVIWAGGTTALIYYVGKVAESWLSKFSWVGLVAAALFGIGSFVVMKRRAAKAAAQREAAAAKPVDALAE, from the coding sequence ATGGAGTGGCTGGAGACGATTCCGGCCGTGAGCGTGTACCTCATCGTGGGGTTGGTCATCGGCCTGGAGAGCCTCGGCATTCCGCTGCCCGGTGAGATCGTCCTGGTCAGTTCGGCGCTGCTGGCCGCGACCCAGGACCACATCAATCCGCTGGTGCTGGGCGCCTGTGCGTCCGCCGGCGCGATCATCGGAGATTCCATCGGCTATCTGATCGGCCGCAAGGGCGGTCAGCCGCTGGTCAACTGGGCCGGCCGGAAATTCCCGAAGCACTTCGGGCCCGACCAGGTGGCGATGGCCGAGGAGAAGTTCGACAAGTGGGGCATGTGGGCCGTCTTCTTCGGCCGTTTCATCGCCCTGCTGCGCATTTTCGCCGGGCCGCTCTCGGGCGTGCTGAAAATGCCGTACTGGAAATTCCTCATCGCCAATGTGCTCGGCGGCGTCATCTGGGCCGGCGGCACGACCGCGCTGATCTACTACGTCGGCAAGGTCGCGGAGTCCTGGCTCAGCAAGTTCTCCTGGGTGGGGCTGGTGGCCGCGGCGCTGTTCGGCATCGGTTCGTTCGTCGTGATGAAGCGGCGGGCGGCGAAGGCGGCGGCCCAGCGCGAGGCGGCGGCCGCCAAGCCGGTGGACGCGCTGGCAGAGTGA
- a CDS encoding ATP-binding protein, producing the protein MSAGAEDPPPPGITGRAAERGALRELLARSPLVTVTGPANVGKSTLARAVLEEAARHHGRPGGFVRVGCREDVAEDGVTAALSRAAGLPYDTTPQTLAAHCARLGLTVLLDDCDPVAGACAWLVRQLLRAGAAAGRARAAGPVLRPGAAGPDVSAGYGLRIVATARQPLGVGAERVVGVRGWSRPDGVGAIARQVLAPQVTAPTPQVITSEQQAPSPKPHVIAPEQQVLGPTPPVIAPEPYGTATLMPYVPAATSGPHPSPTPLTPTDHLVWARLSVLSGDFDGWLAGCLGISSDVSAQDVEAALERLLRASVLVRVRNAQTTARTANPGVPGPAAPPRYRLPAAARAVGLARVRAAGEEGVALRAFRMACAALAAEAQIAWQGPDRRIAVQLVETERHNLRAALARPPLDAADALTALDTAVSLWFRWGVCGRRREGRAHLGRLLRHCGDDTAVRARALWLAGWLAAQDHALRTAESLLDRAARAAARHADADTLARVAHARGVLALRRADTGTAVAWLRRAAEHTYQDPWYGPGPAYSQVLLAIALAASGPAGAPVPAPRPWGMAAAVPLTPARTTQNETRSGPLPGPRCGLGPT; encoded by the coding sequence ATGAGCGCAGGGGCCGAGGACCCGCCGCCGCCCGGAATCACGGGCCGCGCGGCGGAGCGCGGCGCCCTGCGCGAGCTGCTCGCCCGGAGCCCGCTGGTGACCGTGACCGGCCCCGCGAACGTGGGGAAGAGCACACTCGCCCGTGCCGTCCTGGAGGAGGCCGCGCGGCACCACGGCCGCCCCGGCGGCTTCGTCCGGGTCGGCTGCCGGGAGGACGTGGCCGAGGACGGCGTCACCGCGGCCCTCAGCCGGGCGGCGGGCCTGCCGTACGACACGACGCCGCAGACCCTGGCCGCCCACTGCGCCCGGCTCGGCCTGACCGTACTGCTCGATGACTGCGATCCGGTGGCGGGCGCGTGCGCGTGGCTGGTGCGGCAGCTGCTGCGGGCGGGGGCGGCGGCGGGGCGCGCGAGGGCGGCGGGGCCGGTTCTTCGGCCGGGGGCAGCCGGGCCGGACGTGTCTGCCGGGTACGGTCTGCGGATCGTGGCCACCGCGCGGCAGCCGTTGGGGGTGGGGGCGGAGCGGGTTGTGGGGGTGCGGGGGTGGTCACGGCCGGATGGTGTGGGGGCTATCGCGCGGCAGGTGCTCGCTCCGCAGGTGACCGCCCCCACACCGCAGGTGATCACCTCCGAGCAGCAGGCGCCCTCCCCCAAACCGCACGTGATCGCTCCCGAGCAGCAGGTGCTCGGCCCCACACCGCCCGTGATCGCCCCCGAGCCGTACGGGACCGCCACCCTCATGCCGTACGTCCCTGCCGCCACCAGCGGCCCACACCCCTCCCCCACCCCGCTCACCCCCACCGACCACCTCGTATGGGCGCGCCTCTCCGTCCTCTCCGGGGACTTCGACGGCTGGCTGGCGGGGTGTCTCGGCATCAGCAGTGACGTTTCTGCGCAGGACGTCGAGGCGGCTCTCGAACGTCTGCTGCGGGCCTCCGTCCTCGTCCGCGTACGGAACGCCCAGACCACCGCCCGCACTGCCAACCCGGGCGTCCCCGGTCCGGCCGCCCCACCCCGCTACCGTCTCCCCGCCGCCGCCCGCGCCGTCGGCCTGGCGCGCGTCCGGGCGGCCGGCGAGGAAGGCGTAGCGCTGCGCGCGTTCCGGATGGCTTGCGCCGCGCTTGCCGCCGAGGCGCAGATCGCCTGGCAGGGCCCCGACCGCCGGATCGCCGTACAGCTGGTGGAGACCGAGCGGCACAACCTGCGGGCCGCGCTGGCCCGGCCCCCGCTGGACGCCGCCGACGCCCTCACCGCCCTGGACACCGCGGTCTCGCTCTGGTTCCGGTGGGGCGTCTGCGGCCGTCGGCGGGAGGGCCGCGCCCATCTCGGGCGTCTGTTGCGGCACTGCGGCGACGACACCGCCGTACGGGCCCGCGCCCTGTGGCTGGCGGGCTGGCTCGCCGCGCAGGACCACGCCCTCCGCACCGCCGAGTCGCTGCTCGACCGGGCCGCGCGCGCGGCCGCCCGGCACGCCGACGCGGACACACTGGCCCGCGTCGCGCACGCCCGCGGCGTCCTGGCCCTGCGCCGCGCGGACACCGGCACCGCCGTGGCCTGGCTGCGCAGGGCCGCCGAGCACACGTATCAGGACCCCTGGTACGGGCCCGGGCCCGCGTACAGCCAGGTCCTGCTGGCCATCGCGCTGGCGGCCTCAGGACCGGCGGGCGCCCCCGTACCCGCACCCAGGCCGTGGGGCATGGCCGCGGCCGTGCCCCTCACCCCCGCCCGCACCACGCAAAACGAAACCCGCAGCGGTCCCCTCCCGGGGCCCCGCTGCGGGCTCGGTCCCACCTGA
- a CDS encoding alpha/beta hydrolase translates to MKRLRTSTAAVAAVSLLAMGLAAGCGTKDRDEVDASHVPQLRPQAREASSGNAKVVQPTGPRSNAVTERTTGDDGTKIVKTRWHGKKSGFTGDIWSWVPPQYNQPQYAKSGFPVLIALPGSYGYPNNYWIGGDFKLEEKIAEWSQSGKTLPFILVMPVLNPKKKYYDGSDIPGQPKMGTWLTEDVPDFARANYRTYDNRDGWAFMGSSSGGFAGLKAVLKNPKKFKAVIANGPDTLPDSPMWNGHPKEKRANDPRWLAEQLKAKGGPDVYLAFELGSKEVAVPYVKKFIKEHTGGPVHHTLFEIPDGRHSGHTYIQRMPESLHWISEQMLGPVPAQTRTKS, encoded by the coding sequence ATGAAGCGCCTGCGTACCAGTACCGCGGCCGTCGCCGCGGTGAGCCTGCTGGCGATGGGGCTCGCGGCCGGCTGCGGAACCAAGGACCGGGACGAGGTCGACGCCTCTCATGTGCCGCAGCTGCGCCCGCAGGCGCGCGAGGCGAGCAGCGGGAACGCCAAGGTGGTCCAGCCCACCGGGCCGCGGTCGAACGCCGTGACCGAGCGCACCACCGGCGACGACGGCACGAAGATAGTCAAGACCCGCTGGCACGGGAAGAAATCCGGGTTCACCGGTGACATATGGTCCTGGGTGCCGCCGCAGTACAACCAGCCGCAGTACGCGAAAAGCGGTTTTCCGGTGCTCATAGCGCTGCCGGGCTCGTACGGCTACCCGAACAACTACTGGATCGGCGGCGACTTCAAGCTGGAGGAGAAGATCGCCGAATGGTCGCAGTCCGGCAAGACGCTGCCGTTCATCCTGGTGATGCCGGTCCTGAACCCGAAGAAGAAGTACTACGACGGCAGTGACATCCCCGGCCAGCCGAAGATGGGCACCTGGCTGACGGAGGACGTCCCGGATTTCGCCCGCGCCAATTACCGTACGTACGACAACCGTGACGGATGGGCGTTCATGGGCTCGTCCTCGGGCGGTTTCGCGGGCCTGAAGGCCGTGCTGAAGAATCCGAAGAAATTCAAGGCGGTCATCGCGAACGGCCCCGACACCCTGCCGGACTCCCCGATGTGGAACGGCCACCCCAAGGAGAAGCGCGCCAACGACCCGCGCTGGCTGGCCGAGCAGCTGAAGGCCAAGGGCGGCCCCGACGTCTATCTCGCCTTCGAGCTGGGTTCGAAGGAGGTGGCCGTGCCGTACGTGAAGAAGTTCATCAAGGAACACACCGGCGGCCCGGTCCACCACACGCTGTTCGAGATTCCCGACGGCCGGCACAGCGGCCACACCTACATCCAGCGCATGCCGGAGTCGCTGCACTGGATCAGCGAGCAGATGCTGGGCCCGGTCCCGGCCCAGACCCGCACCAAGTCCTGA
- a CDS encoding gamma carbonic anhydrase family protein — MEQRALIAGVGGKEPDVDAGAFLAPTSVVVGEVTLAPGASVWYHAVLRADCGPIVLGADSNIQDNCTVHVDPGFPVTVGERVSVGHNAVLHGCTVEDDVLVGMGATVLNGAHIGAGSLVAAQALVPQGMRVPPGSLVAGVPAKVVRQLTEEERDGIRLNAAMYTELAKSHRAAVGEP; from the coding sequence ATGGAGCAGCGAGCACTGATTGCGGGCGTGGGCGGCAAGGAGCCGGACGTCGATGCGGGGGCTTTCCTGGCGCCGACTTCTGTCGTGGTCGGTGAGGTCACCCTCGCTCCGGGTGCGAGCGTCTGGTATCACGCGGTGCTGCGGGCCGACTGCGGTCCGATCGTGCTGGGTGCGGACAGCAACATTCAGGACAACTGCACGGTGCACGTCGATCCCGGGTTTCCGGTGACGGTCGGTGAGCGGGTCTCGGTGGGGCACAACGCGGTGCTGCACGGGTGCACGGTCGAGGACGACGTACTGGTCGGGATGGGAGCCACGGTCCTCAACGGGGCGCATATCGGTGCCGGGTCGCTCGTCGCGGCGCAAGCGCTGGTGCCGCAGGGGATGCGGGTGCCGCCGGGGTCACTCGTCGCCGGAGTTCCGGCCAAGGTCGTGCGGCAGCTGACCGAGGAGGAGCGGGACGGCATCCGCCTCAACGCGGCGATGTACACCGAGCTGGCGAAGAGCCACCGCGCGGCGGTCGGAGAGCCGTAG
- the ligD gene encoding non-homologous end-joining DNA ligase has product MAPSGALPTLRPMLATPGPLPAAGEEHQWAFEAKWDGARCLGQAPGDGTLRLVTRAGNDATATYPELAPLGERLEGRSAVLDGEVVVLDADGRPDFGLLQRRMGVTSRRRATSLAVDHPVHLVLFDVLYLDGRPLLELPYVERRAVLSGLGLDEGPHWSVPAYVTGHARETWEATLDAGFEGVVAKRLTSRYAPGVRSAEWRKTKHLVTLDVVIGGWTEGRGGLSGLPGAVLAGLDEPDGLRYVGSVGSGLSGRERRELAGYLEVVRRDTPPFVNPVDVPGAHWAEPRLVAEVTFTGWTSAGRLRQPTWHRLRPDLTRLD; this is encoded by the coding sequence ATGGCCCCCTCCGGCGCACTGCCCACGCTCCGCCCCATGCTCGCCACCCCCGGCCCGCTGCCCGCGGCGGGGGAGGAGCACCAGTGGGCGTTCGAGGCGAAGTGGGACGGGGCGCGGTGCCTGGGCCAGGCGCCGGGGGACGGGACGCTGCGGCTGGTCACCCGGGCCGGGAACGACGCGACGGCGACGTACCCCGAGCTGGCGCCGCTCGGTGAGCGGCTGGAGGGCCGGTCCGCGGTGCTGGACGGCGAGGTGGTGGTCCTGGACGCGGACGGGCGGCCGGACTTCGGACTGCTGCAACGCCGGATGGGCGTCACCAGCAGGCGCCGTGCGACGAGCCTGGCCGTGGACCACCCGGTGCACCTCGTCCTCTTCGACGTGCTGTACCTCGACGGGCGGCCGCTGCTGGAACTCCCGTACGTGGAGCGCCGCGCCGTCCTGTCGGGGCTGGGGCTCGACGAGGGGCCGCACTGGTCGGTCCCGGCGTATGTGACCGGCCACGCGCGCGAGACGTGGGAGGCGACCCTGGACGCCGGTTTCGAGGGGGTCGTCGCCAAACGGCTGACGTCGCGCTACGCCCCCGGCGTCCGGTCGGCCGAGTGGCGCAAGACGAAGCACCTGGTGACCCTCGACGTGGTCATCGGCGGCTGGACGGAGGGCCGCGGCGGCCTGTCCGGGCTGCCCGGCGCCGTACTGGCGGGTCTGGACGAGCCGGACGGACTGCGCTACGTCGGCTCGGTCGGGTCGGGGCTTTCCGGCCGCGAACGCCGGGAACTCGCCGGGTACTTGGAGGTCGTACGGCGGGACACCCCGCCCTTCGTCAACCCGGTCGACGTGCCGGGCGCCCACTGGGCGGAGCCGCGGCTCGTCGCCGAGGTCACGTTCACGGGCTGGACCTCCGCCGGGCGCCTCCGGCAGCCGACCTGGCACCGGCTGCGGCCGGACCTCACCCGACTGGACTGA
- a CDS encoding STAS domain-containing protein, producing the protein MNLSTYRVADRLVIEVPEIIDIANNHQMAAGLQQGLLHALPADGVVIDLRAPIITVAGLQTLLRCQRTARERGVTLSVAADRPMVRKAFRLTGVHRTIPLHSSLADALAAA; encoded by the coding sequence ATGAACCTGTCGACCTACCGCGTCGCCGACCGCCTCGTCATAGAGGTTCCCGAGATCATCGACATCGCCAACAACCATCAGATGGCCGCGGGCCTCCAGCAGGGTCTCCTGCACGCGCTCCCGGCCGACGGCGTCGTCATCGACCTTCGCGCGCCCATCATCACCGTGGCCGGGCTGCAAACCCTGCTGCGCTGCCAGCGGACCGCGCGGGAGCGCGGCGTGACGCTGAGCGTGGCCGCGGACCGGCCCATGGTCCGCAAGGCGTTCCGCCTCACCGGTGTACACCGCACCATCCCGCTGCACAGCTCGCTGGCGGACGCCCTCGCCGCTGCGTGA
- a CDS encoding Ppx/GppA phosphatase family protein: MRLAVLDAGSNSVHLLISEVAGGVPLPAHSLKDRVHLAEHVTRDGTVPPEGARRLAGAVARAREQAARWQCDRLFAYATAVVRDAANRDEVLATVHAESGMRLAVLPGEVEAELTFLAARRWTGLQAGPMALLDIGGGSLEIAFGRGARPDFAYSLPLGAGRLTREFLPGDGRPDREALRALRHYVRDSLKDVAARVRWEEPRTVVATSRTFQQLARLCGAAPGRDGPFVARHLARRDLKRAVRQLAALPPDERAALPGISAARRRQAPAGAVVAHQAMKAMGIDRVTLCPWALREGVLLRHLEHGSHDWWPGAVLRHGTSAARTRPGGGTASRLPHRPPPDRAPAG; encoded by the coding sequence ATGCGCCTAGCCGTCCTGGACGCCGGATCGAACTCCGTACACCTGCTGATCAGCGAAGTGGCCGGCGGCGTGCCCTTGCCGGCCCACTCGCTCAAGGACCGGGTCCACCTGGCCGAGCACGTCACCCGGGACGGGACGGTGCCCCCGGAGGGCGCGCGGCGGCTGGCCGGCGCGGTGGCGCGGGCCCGTGAGCAGGCGGCGCGCTGGCAGTGCGACCGGCTGTTCGCGTACGCCACGGCCGTGGTCCGGGACGCCGCCAACCGGGACGAGGTGCTGGCAACGGTCCACGCGGAGAGCGGGATGCGGCTGGCGGTGCTGCCCGGCGAGGTGGAGGCGGAGCTGACGTTTCTCGCGGCCCGGCGCTGGACGGGCTTGCAGGCCGGCCCGATGGCGCTGCTGGACATCGGCGGGGGCTCGCTGGAGATCGCGTTCGGCCGCGGCGCCCGGCCCGATTTCGCCTACTCCCTCCCCCTGGGCGCGGGCCGCCTGACACGGGAGTTCCTGCCCGGCGACGGCCGTCCGGACCGCGAGGCGCTGCGCGCACTGCGCCACTACGTGCGCGATTCGCTCAAGGACGTGGCGGCACGGGTGCGCTGGGAGGAGCCGCGCACGGTCGTGGCCACCTCCCGTACGTTCCAGCAGCTGGCCCGGCTGTGCGGGGCCGCGCCCGGCCGCGACGGCCCGTTCGTCGCACGCCACCTGGCCCGCAGGGACCTGAAGCGGGCGGTCCGGCAGCTGGCGGCGCTGCCCCCGGACGAGCGGGCCGCGCTGCCCGGCATCTCCGCCGCCCGCCGCCGCCAGGCGCCCGCCGGGGCCGTCGTCGCCCACCAGGCGATGAAGGCGATGGGCATCGACCGGGTGACCCTCTGCCCGTGGGCGCTGCGCGAAGGCGTACTGCTGCGCCATCTGGAGCACGGCAGTCACGACTGGTGGCCCGGCGCCGTGCTCCGCCACGGCACCTCAGCGGCCCGCACCAGACCCGGCGGCGGTACGGCATCCCGCCTGCCGCACCGCCCGCCGCCCGACCGGGCACCGGCCGGCTGA
- a CDS encoding GAF and ANTAR domain-containing protein encodes MSPADREEHLIAALLELADPAGGREAAGPVERLAAYCLGLPGVQAGGVLLADEREPQVMAAARDDAAEDLERVQVELDEGPCRDACRTGVGLTDVPLRHPDARARWPHFTAHALEKGYSATTALPVRYRDRRLGAVNLFHQHGALSRREVTVGQALADAVGIGLAYRQDLHGLRDRTGQLQTALVSRVLIEQAKGVLAERLGRTPDEAFALMRRYARAHQTKLTEVARRIITGPADSGPFARAGRG; translated from the coding sequence ATGTCACCGGCCGACAGGGAAGAACACCTGATCGCCGCCCTGCTCGAACTCGCCGACCCGGCCGGCGGACGGGAGGCGGCCGGCCCGGTGGAACGGCTGGCCGCGTACTGCCTGGGGCTGCCGGGGGTGCAGGCGGGCGGTGTGCTGCTCGCCGACGAGCGGGAGCCGCAGGTGATGGCGGCGGCCCGGGACGACGCGGCCGAGGACCTGGAACGGGTCCAGGTCGAACTGGACGAGGGCCCCTGCCGGGACGCCTGCCGTACGGGGGTGGGCCTGACCGACGTCCCGCTGCGCCACCCGGACGCCCGCGCCCGCTGGCCGCACTTCACCGCCCATGCCCTGGAGAAGGGCTACAGCGCCACCACGGCCCTGCCCGTGCGCTATCGGGACCGCCGCCTGGGCGCCGTCAACCTCTTCCACCAGCACGGCGCGCTGAGCCGCAGGGAGGTCACGGTCGGGCAGGCGCTGGCCGACGCCGTCGGCATCGGGCTGGCGTACCGGCAGGACCTGCACGGCCTCCGGGACCGGACCGGGCAGCTCCAGACCGCCCTGGTCAGCCGCGTCCTGATCGAGCAGGCCAAGGGCGTGCTCGCCGAGCGGCTGGGCCGCACACCGGACGAGGCGTTCGCGCTGATGCGCCGGTACGCCCGCGCACACCAGACCAAGCTGACCGAGGTCGCCCGCCGGATCATCACCGGTCCCGCGGATTCCGGCCCGTTCGCGCGGGCCGGGCGCGGCTGA
- a CDS encoding DUF2795 domain-containing protein, with protein MDHGTNKTGPARDDMMKKQLQGELKADRALRAEEDHELEPSGEDQPAVDRTAGGPAPGSTPDGLTPEAVAIRTELAQHLGRSVYPADRDTIVGTLRQNHAPDRLVELAERLPGDERYENAQRIVESLGLGR; from the coding sequence ATGGATCACGGTACGAACAAGACCGGCCCGGCCCGGGACGACATGATGAAGAAGCAGCTTCAGGGCGAATTGAAGGCCGACCGCGCACTGCGCGCGGAAGAGGACCATGAATTGGAGCCCTCGGGCGAGGACCAGCCCGCGGTGGACCGGACCGCCGGCGGCCCGGCGCCCGGCAGCACCCCGGACGGCCTGACGCCCGAGGCCGTCGCGATCCGTACGGAACTCGCCCAGCACCTGGGCCGCAGTGTGTATCCGGCGGACCGCGACACCATCGTCGGCACGCTCCGGCAAAACCACGCCCCGGACCGGCTGGTCGAACTGGCCGAACGTCTTCCGGGCGACGAGCGGTACGAGAACGCACAGCGCATCGTGGAATCGCTGGGGCTCGGCAGGTAA
- a CDS encoding DUF5709 domain-containing protein, with translation MSDESMGDEVYQPTASDKQGTSDELDMEDALDEPDYDEMLDQGYSPPEKPLAVNQTGTTANEQRTGESLDERLAKELPDVEPPDGDGIGDQPDAEGEPVDRQVGDERAGRMTGTDEGDALRLRDDEVGRDVGIDGGAASAEEAAVHIVDDPDLSR, from the coding sequence ATGTCCGATGAATCGATGGGCGACGAGGTCTACCAGCCGACCGCGTCCGACAAGCAGGGAACGTCCGACGAACTCGATATGGAAGACGCTCTCGACGAACCGGACTACGACGAGATGCTGGACCAGGGCTATTCACCGCCCGAAAAGCCACTGGCCGTGAATCAGACGGGCACCACCGCGAACGAACAGCGGACGGGCGAGAGCCTCGACGAACGGCTCGCCAAGGAGCTGCCCGACGTCGAACCCCCGGACGGCGACGGCATCGGCGACCAGCCGGACGCCGAGGGCGAGCCCGTGGACCGCCAGGTGGGTGACGAGCGCGCCGGGCGGATGACCGGCACCGACGAGGGCGACGCGCTGCGGCTGCGCGACGACGAGGTGGGCCGCGACGTCGGTATCGACGGCGGCGCCGCGTCGGCGGAGGAGGCCGCCGTGCACATCGTGGACGACCCCGACCTGTCGCGCTGA
- a CDS encoding SDR family oxidoreductase — MTGNDQRNPVDEHPKPEFPQQDQPHPGATDAMTPRPDHGETSYEGTGRLRDRRTLITGGDSGIGRAVALAFAREGADVAFTYLEEEAEDAKETVRLVEEAGQRALAVSCDIREEEQCRALVDRVVREFGRIDVLVNNAAYQMAQPDGIEGISTEQFDRVLRTNLYGMFWLCKMSLPHIPEGGSIINTTSVQAYQPSPQLLDYATTKGAIVTFTHALAGQLAERGIRVNGVAPGPVWTPLIPSTLPDTTGFGKQSPLQRAAQPVEMAPAYVFLASQQASYITAEIVNATGGTPLP; from the coding sequence ATGACCGGAAATGACCAGCGCAATCCCGTGGACGAGCACCCGAAGCCGGAATTCCCCCAGCAGGACCAGCCGCATCCCGGCGCCACGGACGCCATGACGCCCCGGCCCGACCACGGCGAGACCTCGTACGAGGGCACCGGCCGGCTGCGCGACCGCCGGACGCTGATCACCGGCGGGGACTCCGGCATCGGCCGGGCCGTCGCGCTGGCCTTCGCCCGCGAAGGGGCGGACGTGGCCTTCACGTACCTGGAGGAAGAGGCGGAGGACGCGAAGGAAACCGTCCGGCTGGTCGAGGAGGCGGGACAGCGGGCCCTCGCGGTGTCGTGCGACATCCGCGAGGAGGAGCAGTGCCGCGCCCTGGTGGACCGGGTGGTGCGGGAATTCGGCCGTATCGACGTCCTGGTCAACAACGCGGCCTATCAGATGGCGCAGCCGGACGGTATCGAGGGCATTTCCACGGAACAGTTCGACCGGGTGCTGCGGACGAATCTCTACGGCATGTTCTGGCTCTGCAAGATGTCACTGCCGCACATTCCGGAAGGCGGCAGCATCATCAACACGACCTCCGTCCAGGCGTACCAGCCGAGTCCGCAGCTGCTCGACTACGCGACCACCAAGGGCGCCATCGTCACCTTCACCCACGCACTGGCCGGCCAGCTCGCCGAGCGCGGCATCCGCGTCAACGGGGTGGCTCCCGGCCCGGTCTGGACGCCGCTGATCCCCTCGACGCTGCCGGACACCACCGGATTCGGCAAGCAGAGCCCGCTCCAGCGGGCCGCCCAGCCCGTCGAAATGGCCCCCGCCTACGTCTTCCTCGCGTCCCAGCAGGCCAGTTACATCACGGCGGAAATCGTCAACGCGACCGGCGGCACACCGCTGCCGTAG
- a CDS encoding LPFR motif small protein codes for MLSAIADVLRAIGNAIATVVTLPFRALARLFGGASRGAR; via the coding sequence ATGCTCAGTGCCATCGCCGATGTGCTCCGCGCCATCGGGAACGCGATCGCGACCGTCGTCACCCTCCCCTTCCGCGCCCTCGCCCGTCTCTTCGGCGGTGCTTCGCGCGGTGCCCGGTGA
- a CDS encoding SDR family oxidoreductase: protein MSRRDRAGAPTVVVTGASAGIGRATARLFGARGADVVLLARGRKGLEAAAAEVEARGGRALVVPTDVADPEQVEAAAQAAEDAFGPIDVWVNCAFSTVFAPFTEVTPEEYRRATEVTYFGFVNGTRAALRRMLPRDAGAIVQVGSALGFRSVPLQSVYCGAKHAINGFTSSVRTELLHRKSRVAVTVVQMPAVNTPQFDWVLSRLPKHPRPVAPVYQPEVAARAVVHAADHPRRKQYYVGASTVATILGNRIAPALLDRYLARTGYDAQQMDGRPGTGRPVNLWEPADGPDGRDHGAHGIFDDSSSPHAPQAALARHPVLVAAASAVAGAAVGAVLKPVRNGRRR from the coding sequence GTGAGCCGCCGGGACCGGGCCGGGGCGCCGACCGTCGTCGTCACGGGCGCCAGCGCCGGGATCGGCCGGGCGACGGCCCGGCTCTTCGGCGCCCGCGGAGCCGATGTCGTGCTGCTCGCCCGCGGCCGTAAGGGACTCGAAGCGGCCGCCGCCGAGGTCGAGGCGCGGGGCGGCCGGGCCCTGGTGGTGCCCACCGACGTGGCCGACCCGGAGCAGGTCGAGGCGGCGGCCCAGGCGGCGGAGGACGCCTTCGGGCCGATCGACGTCTGGGTCAACTGCGCGTTCAGCACGGTGTTCGCGCCGTTCACGGAGGTCACGCCGGAGGAGTACCGGCGCGCCACCGAAGTCACGTACTTCGGGTTCGTCAACGGCACCCGGGCCGCGCTGCGGCGCATGCTGCCGCGCGACGCGGGCGCGATCGTGCAGGTCGGCTCCGCCCTCGGCTTCCGCTCCGTACCGCTGCAATCGGTCTACTGCGGCGCCAAGCACGCCATCAACGGCTTCACGTCCAGCGTGCGCACCGAACTGCTGCACCGGAAGAGCCGGGTGGCGGTCACCGTCGTCCAGATGCCCGCCGTCAACACCCCGCAGTTCGACTGGGTGCTCTCGCGCCTGCCGAAGCACCCGCGGCCGGTGGCCCCGGTCTACCAGCCGGAAGTGGCCGCGCGGGCCGTGGTGCACGCGGCGGACCACCCGCGGCGCAAGCAGTACTACGTCGGCGCCTCCACCGTGGCGACCATCCTCGGCAACCGGATCGCGCCCGCCCTGCTGGACCGCTATCTCGCCCGTACGGGTTACGACGCGCAGCAGATGGACGGGCGTCCGGGCACCGGGCGGCCGGTGAACCTGTGGGAGCCGGCGGACGGCCCGGACGGCCGGGACCACGGCGCGCACGGCATCTTCGACGACAGCTCCAGCCCGCACGCGCCCCAGGCGGCCCTGGCACGCCACCCCGTCCTCGTGGCGGCGGCCTCGGCGGTGGCGGGAGCGGCGGTCGGCGCGGTGCTGAAGCCCGTACGGAACGGCCGGCGCCGCTGA